A genomic stretch from Hymenobacter psoromatis includes:
- a CDS encoding TIGR00730 family Rossman fold protein, which yields MTSITELRQQTGGVAKTGQDPDEQRIRKAFVDKDWNEIKIADSWQIFKVMAEFVEGFEKMSKIGPCVSIFGSARTKPDNPYYQQAEELASKLVRHGYGVITGGGPGIMEAGNKGARAEGGKSVGLNIELPFEQTHNIYIDQDKCINFDYFFVRKVMFVKYAQAFVGMPGGFGTIDELFEALTLIQTKKIGRFPIVLVGVAYWGGLFEWIKNVMLGDEHNISAEDLDLVQIVDDASEAVKIIDDFYHKYSLSPNF from the coding sequence CTGACCAGCATCACGGAGCTGCGCCAGCAAACCGGCGGCGTGGCCAAAACCGGCCAGGACCCCGACGAGCAGCGCATCCGCAAAGCCTTCGTTGACAAAGACTGGAACGAGATTAAAATTGCCGATAGCTGGCAGATTTTCAAGGTGATGGCCGAGTTTGTGGAGGGCTTCGAGAAGATGTCCAAAATCGGCCCTTGCGTCAGCATCTTCGGCTCGGCCCGCACCAAGCCCGACAACCCCTACTACCAACAAGCCGAGGAGCTGGCTTCCAAGCTGGTGCGCCACGGCTACGGCGTCATCACGGGCGGCGGCCCCGGCATCATGGAAGCCGGCAACAAGGGTGCCCGCGCCGAGGGCGGCAAGTCGGTGGGCCTCAACATTGAGCTGCCCTTCGAGCAGACCCACAACATCTACATCGACCAGGATAAGTGCATCAACTTCGATTACTTTTTTGTGCGCAAAGTGATGTTTGTGAAGTATGCGCAGGCTTTCGTGGGCATGCCCGGCGGCTTCGGCACCATCGATGAACTGTTTGAGGCGCTGACCCTGATTCAGACCAAGAAAATCGGGCGCTTCCCCATCGTGCTGGTGGGCGTGGCCTACTGGGGCGGCCTCTTTGAGTGGATTAAAAACGTGATGCTGGGCGACGAGCACAACATCTCGGCCGAAGACCTGGACCTCGTGCAAATCGTGGACGACGCCAGCGAGGCGGTAAAAATCATCGATGATTTTTACCACAAGTACTCATTGTCGCCAAATTTCTAG
- a CDS encoding ABC transporter, giving the protein MFLTIRLVLESFAFAWQALRANLLRTILSLLGVTVGIFSIIAVFMVVDSLESNVRSSMNFLGDKVVYVGKWPWVFDSDRPWWKYFNRPVPTLREFRQLQRMLPANSQKGVAIFVPKGGNTLKAGVNSVSDCTLQGVSYDYRAISSVPIEQGRYFTVQEMDGGRPVAIIGATIAENLYPQGEPVGRQFKTQGRYFTVIGVMKKEGKNLLGTPSNDANCLIPFGSFASIFAMSSTGMSGPSPQLGVKGRDDDPGLLNLEAEMQGDMRIIRGLKPREEDNFALNRPEMLADMIGKLFSVIGIAGGIIGSFAMLVGGFGIANIMFVSVRERTNIIGIQKSLGAKNYFILFQFLFEAVFLCLLGGAAGIFLVWLITLIPQDSLTLTLSAGNISLGLLVSVGIGILAGIIPAVMAANLDPVIAIRAK; this is encoded by the coding sequence ATGTTTCTTACTATTCGCCTGGTTCTCGAGAGCTTTGCCTTTGCCTGGCAGGCGCTGCGGGCCAACCTGCTCCGCACCATTCTGTCGCTGCTGGGCGTCACGGTGGGCATCTTTTCGATTATCGCCGTTTTTATGGTAGTCGATTCGCTCGAAAGCAACGTGCGCAGCAGCATGAACTTCCTGGGCGACAAGGTAGTGTACGTGGGCAAGTGGCCCTGGGTCTTCGACTCCGACCGCCCCTGGTGGAAGTATTTCAACCGCCCCGTGCCCACGCTGCGCGAGTTTAGGCAGCTCCAGCGCATGCTGCCCGCCAACAGCCAAAAGGGCGTCGCCATCTTCGTGCCCAAGGGCGGCAACACGCTCAAGGCGGGCGTCAACTCGGTGAGCGACTGCACCTTGCAAGGCGTAAGCTACGACTACCGCGCCATCTCCAGCGTGCCCATCGAGCAGGGCCGCTACTTCACGGTGCAGGAAATGGATGGGGGTAGGCCGGTGGCCATCATCGGGGCCACCATTGCCGAAAATCTCTACCCCCAGGGCGAGCCGGTGGGCCGCCAGTTCAAGACCCAGGGCCGTTACTTTACGGTCATTGGGGTAATGAAAAAGGAAGGCAAAAACCTGCTCGGCACGCCCAGCAACGACGCTAACTGCCTGATTCCTTTCGGTTCCTTCGCCAGTATCTTTGCCATGAGCAGCACGGGCATGAGCGGCCCCTCGCCGCAGCTCGGTGTGAAGGGCCGCGACGACGACCCCGGCCTGCTCAACCTCGAAGCCGAGATGCAGGGCGACATGCGCATTATCCGCGGCCTCAAGCCCCGCGAGGAAGACAACTTTGCCCTGAACCGCCCCGAAATGCTGGCCGATATGATTGGCAAGCTCTTCAGCGTCATCGGGATAGCCGGCGGCATCATCGGCTCTTTCGCCATGTTGGTGGGTGGCTTCGGCATTGCCAATATCATGTTTGTGTCGGTGCGCGAGCGCACCAACATCATCGGAATTCAGAAGTCGCTGGGGGCTAAAAATTACTTTATCCTGTTCCAGTTTCTGTTTGAGGCCGTGTTTTTGTGCCTGCTAGGCGGGGCGGCGGGCATTTTTCTGGTCTGGCTCATCACCCTTATCCCACAAGATTCGCTGACCCTGACGCTGAGCGCGGGCAATATTTCGCTGGGCCTGCTGGTATCGGTGGGCATCGGCATTCTGGCCGGCATCATTCCGGCGGTGATGGCGGCCAATCTGGACCCCGTTATCGCGATAAGGGCCAAGTGA